A single region of the Sorghum bicolor cultivar BTx623 chromosome 9, Sorghum_bicolor_NCBIv3, whole genome shotgun sequence genome encodes:
- the LOC8061747 gene encoding coronatine-insensitive protein homolog 1b: MGGEAPEPRRLTRALSIGGGDGGWVPEEMLHLVMGFVEDPRDREAASLVCRRWHRVDALSRKHVTVPFCYAVSPARLLARFPRLESLAIKGKPRAAMYGLIPDDWGAYARPWVAELAAPLECLKALHLRRMVVTDDDLAELVRARGHMLQELKLDKCTGFSTDGLRLVARSCRSLRTLFLEECQINDKGSEWIHDLADGCPVLTTLNFHMTELQVMPADLEFLARSCKSLISLKISDCDVSDLIGFFQFATALEEFAGGTFNEQGELTMYGNVRFPSRLCSLGLTFMGTNEMPIIFPFSAILKKLDLQYTVLTTEDHCQLIAKCPNLLVLAVRNVIGDRGLGVVADTCKKLQRLRIERGDDEGGVQEEQGGVSQVGLTAIAVGCRELEYIAAYVSDITNGALESIGTFCKKLYDFRLVLLDREERITELPLDNGVRALLRGCTKLRRFALYLRPGGLSDAGLGYIGQCSGNIQYMLLGNVGETDDGLFSFALGCVNLRKLELRSCCFSERALALAILRMPSLRYVWVQGYKASQTGRDLMLMARPFWNIEFTPPSSENAGRLMEDGEPCVDSHAQILAYHSLAGKRLDCPQSVVPLYPA; this comes from the exons ATGGGCGGTGAGGCGCCGGAGCCCCGGCGGCTGACCCGCGCGCTGAgcatcggcggcggcgacggcggctggGTCCCCGAGGAGATGCTGCACCTGGTGATGGGGTTCGTCGAGGACCCGCGCGACCGGGAGGCCGCGTCGCTGGTGTGCCGCCGGTGGCACCGCGTCGACGCGCTGTCGCGGAAGCACGTCACGGTGCCCTTCTGCTACGCCGTGTCCCCGGCGCGCCTGCTCGCGCGGTTCCCGCGGCTCGAGTCGCTGGCCATCAAGGGGAAGCCCCGCGCGGCCATGTACGGCCTCATACCGGACGACTGGGGCGCCTACGCCCGCCCCTGGGTCGCCGAGCTCGCCGCGCCGCTCGAGTGCCTCAAGGCGCTCCACCTCCGACGCATGGTCGTCACGGACGACGACCTCGCCGAGCTCGTCCGTGCCAGGGGACACATGCTGCAGGAGCTCAAGCTCGACAAGTGCACCGGCTTCTCCACGGATGGACTCCGCCTCGTTGCGCGCTCCTGCAG ATCACTGAGAACTTTGTTTCTGGAAGAATGTCAAATTAATGATAAAGGCAGTGAATGGATCCACGATCTTGCAGACGGTTGTCCTGTTCTGACAACATTGAATTTCCACATGACTGAGCTTCAAGTGATGCCAGCTGACCTAGAGTTTCTTGCAAGGAGCTGCAAGTCACTGATTTCCTTGAAGATTAGCGACTGTGATGTTTCAGATTTGATAGGGTTCTTCCAATTTGCCACAGCACTGGAAGAATTTGCTGGAGGGACATTCAATGAGCAAGGGGAACTCACCATGTATGGGAATGTCAGATTTCCATCAAGACTATGCTCCTTGGGACTTACTTTCATGGGAACAAATGAAATGCCTATTATATTTCCTTTTTCTGCAATACTGAAGAAGCTGGATTTGCAGTACACTGTCCTCACCACTGAAGACCATTGCCAGCTTATTGCAAAATGTCCGAACTTACTAGTTCTCGCG GTGAGGAATGTGATTGGAGATAGAGGATTAGGAGTTGTTGCAGATACATGCAAGAAGCTCCAAAGGCTCAGAATTGAGCGAGGAGACGATGAAGGAGGTGTGCAAGAAGAGCAGGGAGGGGTCTCTCAAGTGGGCTTGACGGCTATAGCCGTCGGTTGCCGTGAACTGGAATACATAGCTGCCTATGTGTCTGATATAACCAATGGGGCCCTGGAATCTATCGGGACATTCTGCAAAAAACTCTATGACTTCCGGCTTGTTCTGCTTGATAGAGAAGAGAGGAtaacagaattgccactggacAATGGTGTCCGAGCTTTGTTGAGGGGCTGCACCAAACTTCGGAGGTTTGCTCTGTACTTGAGACCAGGAGGGCTCTCAGATGCAGGTCTCGGCTACATTGGACAGTGCAGTGGAAACATCCAATACATGCTTCTCGGTAATGTTGGGGAAACTGATGATGGATTGTTCAGTTTCGCATTGGGATGCGTAAACCTGCGGAAGCTTGAACTCAGGAGTTGTTGCTTCAGCGAGCGAGCTCTGGCCCTCGCCATACTACGCATGCCTTCCCTGAGGTACGTATGGGTTCAGGGCTACAAAGCGTCTCAAACCGGCCGAGACCTCATGCTCATGGCGAGGCCCTTCTGGAACATAGAGTTTACACCTCCCAGTTCCGAGAACGCAGGTCGGTTGATGGAAGATGGGGAACCTTGTGTAGATAGTCATGCTCAGATACTCGCATACCACTCCCTCGCCGGTAAGAGGTTGGACTGCCCACAATCCGTGGTCCCTTTGTATCCTGCCTGA
- the LOC110430318 gene encoding uncharacterized protein LOC110430318 isoform X2, with the protein MAPEARGEAAPVYRDASAPVEARVRDLLGRMTLREKAAQMAQIERTVPTPRALTDLGAGSVLNAGGSTPRERASPADWAAMVDGMQRLALSSRLGVPILYGTDAVHGHNNVYGATVFPHNVGLGASRDGELARRIGEATALEVRATGIHWTFAPCVAVCRDPRWGRCYESYSEDTEIVRSLTTIVSGLQGQPPADHPHGYPFLASPRENVLACAKHFVGDGGTDKGVNEGNAICSYEDLEAIHMTPYPDCIAQGVATVMASYSKWNGESLHSSRYLLTDVLKGKLGFKGLLISDWEGIDRICEPQKPRGSDYRYCIAQSVNAGMDMIMIPHRFEKFLDDIVFLVEAGEIPMSRIDDAVERILRVKFISGVFEHPFSDQSLLDIVGCKEHRLLGREAVRKSLVLLKNGKDRKVSFLPLAKDAKRILVAGTHADDIGYQCGGWTIAWHGDSGKITPALIWTVWDYFNILQSRI; encoded by the exons ATGGCGCCGGAGGCGCGAGGCGAGGCGGCGCCGGTGTACAGGGACGCATCGGCGCCGGTGGAGGCGCGGGTGCGGGACCTGCTGGGCCGCATGACGCTGCGTGAGAAGGCGGCGCAGATGGCCCAGATCGAGCGCACCGTCCCGACGCCGCGCGCCCTCACGGACCTCGGGGCCGGCAGCGTCCTCAACGCCGGGGGAAGCACGCCCCGCGAGCGAGCCTCCCCGGCCGACTGggccgccatggtcgacggcatGCAGCGCCTCGCGCTCTCCTCCCGCCTCGGCGTCCCCATCCTCTACGGCACCGACGCCGTCCACGGCCACAACAACGTCTACGGCGCCACCGTGTTCCCTCACAACGTCGGTCTCGGCGCCTCCAG GGATGGAGAGCTCGCGCGTAGGATCGGCGAGGCGACGGCGCTCGAGGTTCGGGCCACTGGCATCCACTGGACCTTCGCGCCCTGCGTCGCC GTTTGTCGGGATCCTAGGTGGGGCAGATGCTACGAAAGCTATAGCGAGGACACAGAGATCGTGCGCTCGTTGACCACCATCGTCAGCGGTCTGCAGGGGCAGCCGCCAGCAGACCATCCTCACGGTTACCCCTTCCTCGCTTCGCCTAG GGAGAATGTACTTGCTTGCGCTAAGCATTTCGTAGGGGATGGTGGCACAGACAAGGGGGTGAATGAGGGGAACGCCATTTGCTCCTATGAGGATTTGGAAGCAATCCATATGACACCTTACCCTGATTGTATAGCTCAAGGGGTGGCAACAGTAATGGCGTCCTACTCTAAATGGAATGGGGAGTCATTGCATTCGAGTCGCTACTTGCTGACGGATGTTCTGAAGGGCAAGTTAGGCTTTAAG GGTCTTCTCATTTCAGATTGGGAGGGTATTGACAGGATCTGTGAGCCACAAAAGCCACGAGGGTCTGATTATCGCTATTGCATTGCACAATCAGTAAATGCAGGAATGGACATG ATTATGATACCTCACAGGTTTGAGAAATTTTTGGATGATATTGTGTTCTTGGTGGAGGCGGGGGAGATACCAATGTCACGGATTGATGACGCCGTTGAGCGAATTCTGAGGGTTAAGTTCATTTCTGGAGTGTTTGAGCATCCATTTTCAGACCAATCTCTACTGGACATAGTTGGTTGCAAG GAACATCGATTACTAGGGCGTGAGGCTGTTCGCAAGTCTTTGGTACTTCTGAAAAATGGCAAGGATCGGAAGGTGTCATTCCTTCCATTGGCCAAAGATGCAAAAAGAATACTGGTTGCAGGAACACATGCTGATGATATTGGATATCAATGTGGTGGGTGGACGATAGCATGGCATGGAGACAGTGGAAAAATAACTCCTG CATTGATTTGGACAGTTTGGGATTACTTCAACATACTGCAAAGCCGAATTTGA
- the LOC110430318 gene encoding uncharacterized protein LOC110430318 isoform X3, whose product MAPEARGEAAPVYRDASAPVEARVRDLLGRMTLREKAAQMAQIERTVPTPRALTDLGAGSVLNAGGSTPRERASPADWAAMVDGMQRLALSSRLGVPILYGTDAVHGHNNVYGATVFPHNVGLGASRDGELARRIGEATALEVRATGIHWTFAPCVAVCRDPRWGRCYESYSEDTEIVRSLTTIVSGLQGQPPADHPHGYPFLASPRENVLACAKHFVGDGGTDKGVNEGNAICSYEDLEAIHMTPYPDCIAQGVATVMASYSKWNGESLHSSRYLLTDVLKGKLGFKGLLISDWEGIDRICEPQKPRGSDYRYCIAQSVNAGMDMIMIPHRFEKFLDDIVFLVEAGEIPMSRIDDAVERILRVKFISGVFEHPFSDQSLLDIVGCKEHRLLGREAVRKSLVLLKNGKDRKVSFLPLAKDAKRILVAGTHADDIGYQCGGWTIAWHGDSGKITPDRSSSCCLASWN is encoded by the exons ATGGCGCCGGAGGCGCGAGGCGAGGCGGCGCCGGTGTACAGGGACGCATCGGCGCCGGTGGAGGCGCGGGTGCGGGACCTGCTGGGCCGCATGACGCTGCGTGAGAAGGCGGCGCAGATGGCCCAGATCGAGCGCACCGTCCCGACGCCGCGCGCCCTCACGGACCTCGGGGCCGGCAGCGTCCTCAACGCCGGGGGAAGCACGCCCCGCGAGCGAGCCTCCCCGGCCGACTGggccgccatggtcgacggcatGCAGCGCCTCGCGCTCTCCTCCCGCCTCGGCGTCCCCATCCTCTACGGCACCGACGCCGTCCACGGCCACAACAACGTCTACGGCGCCACCGTGTTCCCTCACAACGTCGGTCTCGGCGCCTCCAG GGATGGAGAGCTCGCGCGTAGGATCGGCGAGGCGACGGCGCTCGAGGTTCGGGCCACTGGCATCCACTGGACCTTCGCGCCCTGCGTCGCC GTTTGTCGGGATCCTAGGTGGGGCAGATGCTACGAAAGCTATAGCGAGGACACAGAGATCGTGCGCTCGTTGACCACCATCGTCAGCGGTCTGCAGGGGCAGCCGCCAGCAGACCATCCTCACGGTTACCCCTTCCTCGCTTCGCCTAG GGAGAATGTACTTGCTTGCGCTAAGCATTTCGTAGGGGATGGTGGCACAGACAAGGGGGTGAATGAGGGGAACGCCATTTGCTCCTATGAGGATTTGGAAGCAATCCATATGACACCTTACCCTGATTGTATAGCTCAAGGGGTGGCAACAGTAATGGCGTCCTACTCTAAATGGAATGGGGAGTCATTGCATTCGAGTCGCTACTTGCTGACGGATGTTCTGAAGGGCAAGTTAGGCTTTAAG GGTCTTCTCATTTCAGATTGGGAGGGTATTGACAGGATCTGTGAGCCACAAAAGCCACGAGGGTCTGATTATCGCTATTGCATTGCACAATCAGTAAATGCAGGAATGGACATG ATTATGATACCTCACAGGTTTGAGAAATTTTTGGATGATATTGTGTTCTTGGTGGAGGCGGGGGAGATACCAATGTCACGGATTGATGACGCCGTTGAGCGAATTCTGAGGGTTAAGTTCATTTCTGGAGTGTTTGAGCATCCATTTTCAGACCAATCTCTACTGGACATAGTTGGTTGCAAG GAACATCGATTACTAGGGCGTGAGGCTGTTCGCAAGTCTTTGGTACTTCTGAAAAATGGCAAGGATCGGAAGGTGTCATTCCTTCCATTGGCCAAAGATGCAAAAAGAATACTGGTTGCAGGAACACATGCTGATGATATTGGATATCAATGTGGTGGGTGGACGATAGCATGGCATGGAGACAGTGGAAAAATAACTCCTG ATAGAAGCTCTAGTTGCTGCCTGGCTTCCTGGAACTGA
- the LOC110430318 gene encoding uncharacterized protein LOC110430318 isoform X1 → MAPEARGEAAPVYRDASAPVEARVRDLLGRMTLREKAAQMAQIERTVPTPRALTDLGAGSVLNAGGSTPRERASPADWAAMVDGMQRLALSSRLGVPILYGTDAVHGHNNVYGATVFPHNVGLGASRDGELARRIGEATALEVRATGIHWTFAPCVAVCRDPRWGRCYESYSEDTEIVRSLTTIVSGLQGQPPADHPHGYPFLASPRENVLACAKHFVGDGGTDKGVNEGNAICSYEDLEAIHMTPYPDCIAQGVATVMASYSKWNGESLHSSRYLLTDVLKGKLGFKGLLISDWEGIDRICEPQKPRGSDYRYCIAQSVNAGMDMIMIPHRFEKFLDDIVFLVEAGEIPMSRIDDAVERILRVKFISGVFEHPFSDQSLLDIVGCKEHRLLGREAVRKSLVLLKNGKDRKVSFLPLAKDAKRILVAGTHADDIGYQCGGWTIAWHGDSGKITPGTSILEAIQESVGVQTEVVYEKCPTETIIETGGFSYAVVVVGEVPYAEWTGDRTDLSIPFNGSDLITCVASKIPTLVIVISGRPLIIESHVLEQIEALVAAWLPGTEGMGITDCLFGDHDFVGTLPVTWYRSVDQLPINAGDANYDPLFPVGYGLKMFRSDDDSA, encoded by the exons ATGGCGCCGGAGGCGCGAGGCGAGGCGGCGCCGGTGTACAGGGACGCATCGGCGCCGGTGGAGGCGCGGGTGCGGGACCTGCTGGGCCGCATGACGCTGCGTGAGAAGGCGGCGCAGATGGCCCAGATCGAGCGCACCGTCCCGACGCCGCGCGCCCTCACGGACCTCGGGGCCGGCAGCGTCCTCAACGCCGGGGGAAGCACGCCCCGCGAGCGAGCCTCCCCGGCCGACTGggccgccatggtcgacggcatGCAGCGCCTCGCGCTCTCCTCCCGCCTCGGCGTCCCCATCCTCTACGGCACCGACGCCGTCCACGGCCACAACAACGTCTACGGCGCCACCGTGTTCCCTCACAACGTCGGTCTCGGCGCCTCCAG GGATGGAGAGCTCGCGCGTAGGATCGGCGAGGCGACGGCGCTCGAGGTTCGGGCCACTGGCATCCACTGGACCTTCGCGCCCTGCGTCGCC GTTTGTCGGGATCCTAGGTGGGGCAGATGCTACGAAAGCTATAGCGAGGACACAGAGATCGTGCGCTCGTTGACCACCATCGTCAGCGGTCTGCAGGGGCAGCCGCCAGCAGACCATCCTCACGGTTACCCCTTCCTCGCTTCGCCTAG GGAGAATGTACTTGCTTGCGCTAAGCATTTCGTAGGGGATGGTGGCACAGACAAGGGGGTGAATGAGGGGAACGCCATTTGCTCCTATGAGGATTTGGAAGCAATCCATATGACACCTTACCCTGATTGTATAGCTCAAGGGGTGGCAACAGTAATGGCGTCCTACTCTAAATGGAATGGGGAGTCATTGCATTCGAGTCGCTACTTGCTGACGGATGTTCTGAAGGGCAAGTTAGGCTTTAAG GGTCTTCTCATTTCAGATTGGGAGGGTATTGACAGGATCTGTGAGCCACAAAAGCCACGAGGGTCTGATTATCGCTATTGCATTGCACAATCAGTAAATGCAGGAATGGACATG ATTATGATACCTCACAGGTTTGAGAAATTTTTGGATGATATTGTGTTCTTGGTGGAGGCGGGGGAGATACCAATGTCACGGATTGATGACGCCGTTGAGCGAATTCTGAGGGTTAAGTTCATTTCTGGAGTGTTTGAGCATCCATTTTCAGACCAATCTCTACTGGACATAGTTGGTTGCAAG GAACATCGATTACTAGGGCGTGAGGCTGTTCGCAAGTCTTTGGTACTTCTGAAAAATGGCAAGGATCGGAAGGTGTCATTCCTTCCATTGGCCAAAGATGCAAAAAGAATACTGGTTGCAGGAACACATGCTGATGATATTGGATATCAATGTGGTGGGTGGACGATAGCATGGCATGGAGACAGTGGAAAAATAACTCCTG GTACGAGCATATTGGAGGCCATACAAGAATCAGTGGGAGTGCAAACTGAAGTTGTGTACGAGAAATGCCCAACAGAAACTATTATTGAAACTGGTGGTTTTTCCTATGCGGTTGTTGTTGTTGGAGAGGTTCCATATGCTGAATGGACAGGAGATAGAACTGACCTTAGTATCCCGTTTAATGGCTCTGACCTTATCACCTGTGTTGCTAGTAAAATCCCTACCCTAGTGATTGTTATATCTGGAAGGCCATTGATTATCGAGTCACATGTTTTGGAACAGATAGAAGCTCTAGTTGCTGCCTGGCTTCCTGGAACTGAGGGCATGGGAATTACTGATTGCCTCTTTGGAGATCATGATTTTGTCGGCACATTGCCTGTGACATGGTATAGATCTGTTGATCAATTGCCTATAAATGCTGGAGATGCTAACTATGACCCGCTATTCCCTGTTGGATATGGGCTGAAAATGTTTCGAAGTGATGATGATTCAGCGTAA
- the LOC8061748 gene encoding transcription factor DIVARICATA, translating to MTELWMEVLPPPYFAGQAAGGGWFLPPPPDRRAGTGAWTVEENKMFERALARVDSDAPDRWERVAQLLPGRTVADVVAHYDDLESDVGFIEAGFVPFPRYGGGGGGASQSAGFTFDWDAGAGDAGFKRSCYVVGGGKRERGGPDQERKKGIPWTEEEHKLFLMGLKKYGRGDWRNISRNFVTSRTPTQVASHAQKYFIRLNSGGKDKRRSSIHDITTVNLPDDDTAGGGNPSASPPSVSVLTSTSTTPSSTTTGGGPVISEQFGVLVDSKPPPPHHHHHHHFLPHSSYGNVKLEPGVNSHHGAGFLDDSVLMQMQMHCGQLQPLG from the exons ATGACGGAGCTGTGGATGGAGGTGCTGCCGCCGCCCTACTTCGCGggacaggcggcgggcggcgggtggttcctgccgccgccgccggaccgGCGGGCCGGGACCGGGGCGTGGACGGTGGAGGAGAACAAGATGTTCGAGCGCGCGCTGGCGCGGGTCGACTCCGACGCGCCGGATCGGTGGGAGCGGGTCGCCCAGTTGCTGCCTGGGAGGACGGTGGCCGACGTCGTCGCCCACTACGATGACCTCGAGAGCGATGTCGGCTTCATCGAGGCCGGATTCGTGCCCTTCCCCcgctacggcggcggcggcggtggcgcgtcGCAATCCGCTGGGTTCACGTTCGACTGGGatgccggcgccggcgacgcTGGCTTTAAGCGCTCCTGCTACGTGGTTGGCGGCGGCAAGCGCGAGCGCGGTGGGCCGGACCAGGAGCGCAAGAAGGGCATCCCCTGGACGGAGGAGGAGCACAA GCTGTTCTTGATGGGTCTGAAGAAGTACGGGCGCGGGGACTGGCGGAACATCTCGCGCAACTTCGTGACTAGCCGGACGCCGACGCAGGTGGCCAGCCACGCGCAGAAGTACTTCATCCGCCTCAACTCCGGCGGCAAGGACAAGCGCCGCTCCAGCATCCACGACATCACCACCGTCAACCTCCCCGACGACGACACCGCAGGCGGCGGCAACCCCTCGGCCTCGCCGCCCTCTGTGTCTGTGctcacctccacctccaccacacCCTCGTCCACCACCACCGGCGGCGGCCCGGTCATCTCCGAGCAGTTTGGCGTCCTCGTCGACAGCAAGCCCCCGCCgccgcaccaccaccaccaccaccacttctTGCCGCACTCCTCCTACGGCAACGTGAAGCTCGAGCCCGGCGTCAATTCCCATCACGGTGCTGGCTTCCTGGACGACTCTGTTCTGATGCAGATGCAGATGCACTGCGGCCAGCTGCAGCCTCTCGGCTGA